Proteins encoded in a region of the Pyxidicoccus trucidator genome:
- a CDS encoding alpha/beta hydrolase, producing the protein MKWRWLLGGVLALGLLAALAVFGRALRHSEAYFHYPKPEAVKPADFAEARDATLLTTDGLALRGWYVPSRNRAAVVMAHGLSQTRADLLPEARILRDAGYGVLLFDLRAHGESEGATSTWGDKERLDVRAALDFVRAQPDVDPERVGALGFSIGSAAVAEVAAKDSGVRAVVLLSPFNTLWLAAAYDFRRFGFVSQSGALVPFWRRGIAIEEVRTIEAVERIRPRPLLIVMGTEESGQPLADALFAKVREYAQTWRIQGAGHGDFAATAPEEYPRRLREFLDGALLRGGTVSGEAPSGSGAGERPSAPVESGP; encoded by the coding sequence ATGAAGTGGCGGTGGCTGCTCGGTGGCGTGCTGGCGCTGGGGCTGCTCGCGGCCCTGGCCGTGTTCGGACGGGCGCTGCGGCACTCGGAGGCGTACTTCCACTACCCGAAGCCCGAGGCCGTGAAGCCGGCGGACTTCGCGGAGGCTCGGGACGCGACGCTGCTGACCACGGATGGGCTGGCGCTGCGCGGTTGGTACGTGCCGTCACGCAACCGGGCCGCGGTGGTGATGGCGCATGGGCTGTCCCAGACGCGCGCGGACCTGTTGCCGGAGGCGCGGATTCTGCGGGACGCCGGGTATGGGGTGCTGCTCTTCGACTTGCGCGCGCATGGGGAGAGCGAGGGTGCGACGTCCACGTGGGGGGACAAGGAGCGGCTGGACGTGCGGGCCGCGCTGGACTTCGTGCGGGCGCAGCCGGACGTGGACCCGGAGAGGGTGGGGGCGCTCGGCTTCTCGATTGGCTCCGCGGCGGTGGCGGAGGTGGCGGCGAAGGACTCCGGCGTTCGCGCGGTGGTGCTGCTGTCCCCGTTCAACACGCTGTGGCTGGCGGCGGCGTATGACTTCCGGCGCTTCGGTTTCGTGTCGCAGTCCGGGGCGCTGGTGCCGTTCTGGCGGCGCGGGATTGCCATTGAGGAGGTGCGGACGATTGAGGCGGTGGAGCGCATCCGGCCGAGGCCGCTGCTCATCGTCATGGGGACGGAGGAGTCGGGACAGCCGCTCGCGGATGCGCTGTTCGCCAAGGTGCGCGAGTACGCGCAGACGTGGCGGATTCAGGGCGCGGGGCACGGGGACTTCGCCGCGACGGCGCCCGAGGAGTATCCGCGCCGGCTGCGCGAGTTCCTGGATGGGGCGCTGCTGCGGGGTGGGACGGTCAGCGGCGAGGCGCCTTCCGGGAGCGGGGCGGGGGAACGGCCTTCGGCTCCGGTAGAGTCTGGGCCCTGA
- a CDS encoding reverse transcriptase family protein, whose translation MTARLESFVPAASPQAVPTPAPSAPAANVVSQREARRAAHDALLLRAKAIDDAGGVDSWVQGQLVSRGLAVGDIDFSKASEKEKTAWKEKKKAEATERRALERQAHEAWKATHVGHLGAGVHWEEDAGADKFDVANREERAKTNGLPELDSAEALAKALGLSVSKLRWFAFHREVDTGTHYTSWKIPKRDGSSRTITSPKPELKEAQRWVLSNVVERLPVHGAAHGFVAGRSILTNALAHQGADVVVKVDLKDFFPSVTWRRVKGLLRKGGLPENTSTLLSLMATEAPREAVQFRGKLLHVAKGPRALPQGAPTSPGITNALCLRLDKRLSALAKRLGFTYTRYADDLTFSWTKAKQPKAKRSLRPPVSVLLSRVQEIVEGEGFRVHPDKTRVARKGTRQRVTGLVVNEAKEGQPAARVPRDVVRRLRAAIHNREKGKPAREGESLEQLKGMAAFIHMTDPAKGRAFLAQLAKLEAKEQSPAA comes from the coding sequence ATGACCGCCAGGCTGGAGTCGTTCGTCCCCGCAGCTTCGCCGCAGGCCGTCCCCACCCCCGCCCCTTCCGCGCCCGCCGCCAACGTCGTCTCCCAGCGAGAGGCCCGGCGCGCCGCCCACGACGCGCTCCTCCTCCGCGCGAAGGCGATTGACGACGCTGGTGGCGTCGACTCCTGGGTGCAGGGGCAGCTCGTCTCCCGCGGCCTCGCCGTGGGGGACATCGACTTCTCCAAGGCCTCCGAGAAGGAGAAGACGGCCTGGAAGGAGAAGAAGAAGGCCGAGGCCACCGAGCGCCGAGCGCTGGAGCGCCAGGCCCACGAAGCCTGGAAGGCCACGCACGTGGGCCACCTGGGCGCGGGCGTCCACTGGGAGGAGGACGCGGGCGCCGACAAGTTCGACGTCGCGAACCGCGAGGAGCGCGCGAAGACGAACGGCCTGCCGGAGCTGGACTCGGCGGAGGCGCTGGCGAAGGCGCTGGGGCTGAGCGTGTCCAAGCTGCGCTGGTTCGCGTTCCACCGCGAGGTGGACACGGGCACGCACTACACCAGCTGGAAGATTCCGAAGCGCGACGGCAGCTCGCGCACGATTACGTCGCCCAAGCCCGAGCTGAAGGAAGCGCAGCGCTGGGTGCTGTCCAACGTCGTCGAGCGGCTGCCGGTGCACGGCGCGGCGCACGGCTTCGTGGCGGGGCGCTCCATCCTCACCAACGCGCTGGCCCACCAGGGCGCGGACGTGGTGGTGAAGGTGGACCTGAAGGACTTCTTCCCCTCCGTAACGTGGCGGCGGGTGAAGGGGCTGCTGCGCAAGGGCGGGCTGCCGGAGAACACCTCCACGCTGCTGTCGCTGATGGCGACGGAAGCGCCGCGCGAGGCGGTGCAGTTCCGGGGCAAGCTGCTGCACGTGGCGAAGGGCCCGCGCGCGCTGCCGCAGGGCGCGCCCACGTCGCCGGGCATCACGAATGCGCTGTGCCTGCGCCTGGACAAGCGGCTGTCGGCGCTCGCGAAGCGGCTGGGCTTCACGTACACGCGCTACGCGGACGACCTGACCTTCTCCTGGACGAAGGCGAAGCAGCCCAAGGCGAAGCGCTCGCTGCGCCCGCCGGTCTCGGTGCTGCTGTCGCGGGTGCAGGAGATTGTGGAGGGCGAGGGCTTCCGCGTGCACCCGGACAAGACGCGGGTGGCGCGCAAGGGCACGCGGCAGCGGGTGACGGGGCTGGTGGTGAACGAGGCGAAGGAAGGCCAGCCCGCGGCGCGAGTGCCGCGAGACGTGGTGCGCCGCCTGCGAGCCGCCATCCACAACCGCGAGAAGGGCAAGCCGGCCCGCGAGGGCGAGTCCCTGGAGCAGCTCAAGGGCATGGCCGCCTTCATCCACATGACGGACCCGGCGAAGGGCCGCGCCTTCCTGGCCCAGCTCGCGAAGCTGGAGGCGAAGGAGCAGTCCCCGGCGGCGTGA
- a CDS encoding SGNH/GDSL hydrolase family protein, with amino-acid sequence MSFRLSGQSIVAMCAAFTVGGSAMASTINQNTSWTIDRSTATTKYRVVAYGDSIYAGYNGGIGSVGRRAAPVVQGEYLAQKWNTDIEVIRRTKSGAKADDIYNNKIVSERSYMQAATTRAVMFEMCGNDFLQARSAFTDQSGTCSYAGLESALAACTTYTERAMQAINQYATTAKVKIVSNIYYPGFAADNVLTNCTDSATGQKINKQTKFLPLLARSNWRTCNLAARYGFQCADSFAEMMGAEYDSNGDGQVDSDALRYRAGETEDAYVTRISSTLRGTLRDANTHFVNASTSYDYIQSDNTHPTYLGSTISVSIFSGSGSGTGAPQFTDAQMPGGKNPDWNKNGHDKMGWESAKFNPATP; translated from the coding sequence ATGTCCTTCCGTCTCAGCGGGCAGTCCATCGTTGCCATGTGCGCGGCCTTCACGGTCGGCGGTAGCGCGATGGCCAGCACCATCAACCAGAACACGTCGTGGACCATCGACCGGTCCACCGCCACGACGAAGTATCGCGTGGTGGCCTACGGCGACTCCATCTATGCCGGCTACAACGGCGGCATTGGCAGCGTGGGTCGTCGCGCGGCGCCGGTGGTGCAGGGCGAGTACCTCGCTCAGAAGTGGAACACGGACATCGAGGTCATCCGCCGCACCAAGTCTGGCGCGAAGGCGGACGACATCTACAACAACAAGATTGTCTCCGAGCGCTCGTACATGCAGGCGGCCACCACGCGCGCGGTGATGTTCGAGATGTGCGGCAACGACTTCCTGCAGGCCCGCAGCGCCTTCACGGACCAGTCGGGCACGTGCAGCTACGCCGGCCTGGAGAGCGCGCTGGCCGCCTGCACGACGTACACCGAGCGGGCCATGCAGGCCATCAACCAGTACGCCACCACCGCGAAGGTGAAGATCGTCTCCAACATCTACTACCCGGGCTTTGCCGCGGACAACGTGCTGACCAACTGCACGGACTCGGCCACGGGGCAGAAGATCAACAAGCAGACCAAGTTCCTGCCGCTGCTGGCGCGCAGCAACTGGCGGACCTGCAACCTGGCGGCGCGCTACGGCTTCCAGTGCGCGGACTCGTTCGCGGAGATGATGGGCGCGGAGTACGACTCCAACGGCGACGGCCAGGTTGACTCGGACGCCCTGCGCTACCGCGCCGGTGAGACCGAGGACGCGTACGTCACCCGCATCAGCTCCACGCTGCGCGGCACGCTGCGCGACGCGAACACGCACTTCGTCAACGCGAGCACCAGCTACGACTACATCCAGTCGGACAACACGCACCCGACCTACCTGGGCAGCACCATCAGCGTGAGCATCTTCTCGGGCTCGGGCTCCGGCACGGGCGCGCCGCAGTTCACCGACGCCCAGATGCCGGGCGGCAAGAACCCCGACTGGAACAAGAACGGCCACGACAAGATGGGCTGGGAGTCCGCGAAGTTCAATCCCGCCACGCCGTGA
- a CDS encoding GMC oxidoreductase, giving the protein MGTSKTTFDAVVVGSGACGGWAAKQLTEAGLRVLVLEAGRTERADRMLWLWHRLRQKLLRYRTETDAQRKARQSVQSTTFAWPFHPHAFVDDVDNPYTTPEGQPFTWIRARQVGGRTSVKAHGRQFYRLSDFNFKAGSHDGHGPDWPLSLADLAPHYETVERWMGIRGNSDGLDTLPDSVFAESIPLTSAEQRLKSQVERRWPERRVVARRTSTAPVTIPAALKTGRLTLRAHAVVNQVLHDAKTGRVTGVSYLDAETGKSYEAHGRIVVLAAGTIESTRLLLNSRSSAFPDGLANSSGQLGRNLMDHTYLLGIEAKMNLPADQQRQEQSWAYIPQFRNVATREQGFARGYGVQVFTFGDSCHFVPFGEMVPRAENRVTLSPTVKDRWGIPAAHIDCKHSANELKMTEDAVASCQEMMKEAGFTVEKVNDTLSTPGMAIHEVGTARMGTDPKTSVLNAHNRSWDVPNLFVTDGACFPSQGPQNPTLTMMAITVRACAYMVDELKAGRL; this is encoded by the coding sequence GTGGGCACGTCCAAGACGACTTTCGATGCGGTGGTGGTGGGCTCGGGTGCGTGCGGCGGCTGGGCCGCCAAGCAACTCACGGAGGCGGGGCTGCGAGTCCTCGTCCTCGAAGCGGGCCGCACCGAGCGCGCCGACCGGATGCTCTGGCTCTGGCACCGGCTGCGCCAGAAGCTGCTCCGCTACCGCACGGAGACGGACGCGCAGCGCAAGGCCCGCCAGTCCGTGCAGTCCACCACCTTCGCGTGGCCCTTCCACCCGCACGCCTTCGTGGACGACGTGGACAACCCCTACACCACGCCGGAGGGCCAACCCTTCACCTGGATTCGCGCGCGGCAGGTGGGCGGACGCACCTCGGTGAAGGCGCATGGCCGCCAGTTCTACCGGCTGTCCGACTTCAACTTCAAAGCCGGCAGCCATGACGGGCACGGGCCGGACTGGCCGCTGTCACTCGCGGACCTCGCCCCGCACTACGAGACGGTGGAGCGGTGGATGGGCATCCGCGGCAACTCGGACGGGCTGGACACGCTGCCCGACTCCGTCTTCGCCGAGTCCATTCCCCTCACGTCCGCGGAGCAGCGGCTGAAGTCGCAGGTGGAGCGCCGCTGGCCCGAGCGCCGCGTCGTCGCCCGCCGCACCTCCACCGCCCCCGTGACGATTCCGGCCGCACTGAAGACGGGCCGCCTCACGCTGCGCGCGCACGCGGTGGTGAACCAGGTCCTCCACGACGCGAAGACGGGCCGCGTCACTGGCGTCAGCTACCTCGACGCGGAGACGGGCAAGTCATACGAGGCCCATGGCCGCATCGTCGTGCTCGCGGCGGGCACGATTGAGTCCACGCGCCTGCTGCTCAACTCACGGAGCAGCGCCTTTCCGGACGGGCTGGCGAACTCCTCGGGGCAGCTTGGCCGCAACCTGATGGACCACACGTACCTGCTGGGCATCGAGGCGAAGATGAACCTGCCCGCCGACCAGCAGCGGCAGGAGCAGAGCTGGGCGTACATCCCCCAGTTCCGCAACGTGGCCACGCGGGAGCAGGGCTTCGCGCGCGGCTACGGCGTGCAGGTCTTCACCTTCGGAGACAGCTGCCACTTCGTTCCCTTCGGGGAGATGGTGCCGCGCGCGGAGAACCGCGTGACGCTGAGCCCCACGGTGAAGGACCGTTGGGGCATCCCCGCCGCGCACATCGACTGCAAGCACTCGGCGAACGAATTGAAGATGACCGAGGACGCGGTGGCGTCGTGCCAGGAGATGATGAAGGAGGCCGGCTTCACGGTGGAGAAGGTCAACGACACGCTCTCCACGCCGGGCATGGCCATCCACGAGGTGGGCACCGCGCGCATGGGCACGGACCCGAAGACGTCCGTGCTCAACGCCCACAACCGGAGCTGGGACGTGCCCAACCTCTTCGTCACGGACGGCGCCTGCTTCCCCTCGCAGGGCCCGCAGAACCCGACGCTGACGATGATGGCCATCACCGTCCGCGCCTGCGCCTACATGGTCGACGAGCTCAAGGCCGGACGGCTGTGA
- a CDS encoding chloride channel protein: protein MKQSQGVRALAQWLLLGGLVGAVCGVASAVFLYLLDEATRFRESHEALVYALPLAGLALGALYGRWGAPIRGGNNLVLDAVHEGDTQVPLRLAPMVLVGTVLTHLFGGSAGREGTAVQMGGSLADALARRFRVGPETRRELLAAGIAGGFGSVFGTPVAGAVFGLEVVVVGRMGYEALLPALVSAVVGDLVTRGLGIGHTVYPVPGALPLTAWVLAKWLVFAVAVAAVAVVFVELTHRLKKVSEQRVPWLPLRMALGGVAVVGLWKLSGTSDYLGLGVPGILRAFEDPALPVSAFAWKLVFTAVTLGAGFLGGEVTPLFFIGAALGNVLARLLGLPVDLGAAVGMAALFAAAANTPLALSIMAVELLGASVLPHVAIVSTVAYLLTGHRGIYPAQRIARLKHGGPLLRRLVPLRELPGEDPVDREPPGPREPGERSGG from the coding sequence GTGAAGCAATCCCAAGGAGTCCGAGCGTTGGCGCAGTGGCTGCTCCTGGGAGGGCTGGTGGGAGCGGTGTGCGGCGTGGCGTCGGCGGTGTTCCTGTACCTGCTGGACGAGGCCACGCGCTTCCGCGAGTCCCACGAGGCGCTGGTGTACGCGCTGCCGCTGGCGGGGCTGGCGCTGGGGGCGCTGTACGGGCGGTGGGGAGCCCCCATCCGCGGCGGCAACAACCTGGTCCTCGACGCGGTGCACGAGGGCGACACGCAGGTGCCGCTGCGGCTGGCGCCGATGGTGTTGGTGGGCACGGTGCTGACGCACCTGTTCGGAGGCAGCGCGGGCCGCGAGGGCACGGCGGTGCAGATGGGCGGCAGCCTCGCGGACGCGCTGGCACGGCGGTTCCGGGTGGGGCCTGAGACGCGGCGCGAATTGCTGGCGGCGGGAATCGCGGGAGGGTTCGGCTCGGTATTCGGCACGCCGGTGGCGGGGGCGGTGTTCGGGCTGGAAGTCGTCGTGGTGGGGCGGATGGGGTACGAGGCGCTGCTGCCGGCGCTGGTCTCCGCGGTGGTGGGGGACCTGGTGACGCGGGGGCTGGGAATCGGCCACACGGTGTATCCGGTGCCGGGGGCGTTGCCGCTGACGGCGTGGGTGCTGGCGAAGTGGCTGGTGTTCGCGGTGGCGGTGGCGGCGGTGGCGGTGGTGTTCGTGGAGCTCACGCACCGGCTGAAGAAGGTGTCGGAGCAGAGGGTGCCGTGGCTGCCGCTGCGGATGGCACTGGGGGGCGTGGCGGTGGTGGGGCTGTGGAAGCTGTCGGGGACGAGCGACTACCTGGGCCTCGGAGTGCCGGGGATTCTGCGAGCGTTCGAAGACCCGGCGCTGCCGGTGTCGGCCTTCGCGTGGAAGCTGGTCTTCACGGCGGTGACGCTGGGAGCGGGGTTCCTCGGTGGAGAGGTGACGCCGCTGTTCTTCATCGGTGCCGCGCTGGGGAACGTGCTAGCGAGGTTGCTGGGGTTGCCGGTGGACCTGGGCGCGGCGGTGGGCATGGCGGCGCTGTTCGCGGCGGCGGCGAACACGCCGCTGGCGTTGTCCATCATGGCGGTGGAGCTGCTGGGAGCGAGCGTGCTGCCCCACGTGGCGATTGTGTCCACGGTGGCGTACCTGCTCACGGGGCACCGGGGCATCTACCCCGCGCAGCGGATTGCGAGGCTGAAGCACGGCGGCCCGCTGCTGCGGAGACTGGTGCCACTGCGCGAACTGCCCGGGGAGGACCCCGTGGACCGCGAGCCCCCCGGACCACGAGAGCCCGGGGAGCGAAGCGGAGGCTGA
- the lnt gene encoding apolipoprotein N-acyltransferase, with protein MRDSGVVAGRSRRLAVALLGIVATTAMLALFSGLRMPWTLLGWVALVPWLAGVDRARSAREALGLGLALGAMFSAAVFGWFAGSVQAYSQAPLWVCWLALLLMSPVVQLQFPLAALARYFARRVVGAVQDGAAVIGSSVGAGKGAGTRLAWLPPVVTALVYVGVEWFAPKLFADTLGLGLVTQEWSRQGADVAGAPGLTLVLLLVNECVLAALRSLRLPGARRRVAAPVALAVVLVLSLTGYGAFRYSQVTAATRSEAGLVVGAVQANITNYEKLKAERGTYEVVRMILDTHYELSDGLLRGGPVDLLVWPETVYPTTFGTPRSEAGAELDAEIAGYVAQRGVPLVFGSYDLEGEREFNAAMFLGPSARGDTLERTAYRKTMLFPLTEWVPDAIDSPTLREWLPWTGRWKRGPGPKAVSFRLRDGRSLSVAPLICYESIFPSFVADGVRQGAELLLTLSNDSWFSGTPAPRLHLAHAAFRSIETRRPQVRVTNSGVSALIDATGTVVAEVDDNQRSGLVMRVPVTAPLSSLALAWGDWLGPVALVAAFVLLVGASLHGLRAVR; from the coding sequence GTGAGGGATTCGGGCGTGGTTGCGGGCCGCTCTCGGCGGCTGGCCGTGGCGCTGCTCGGCATCGTGGCGACCACCGCGATGCTGGCGCTGTTCTCCGGACTGCGGATGCCGTGGACGCTGCTCGGGTGGGTGGCGCTGGTACCGTGGCTGGCGGGGGTGGACCGGGCCCGCTCGGCGCGTGAAGCGCTGGGGCTCGGGCTGGCGCTGGGGGCGATGTTCTCCGCGGCGGTGTTTGGCTGGTTCGCGGGCTCGGTGCAGGCGTACTCGCAGGCCCCGCTGTGGGTGTGCTGGCTCGCGCTGCTGTTGATGTCGCCCGTGGTGCAGCTCCAGTTCCCGCTCGCGGCGCTGGCACGTTACTTCGCTCGGCGGGTGGTGGGCGCGGTGCAGGACGGTGCAGCTGTCATCGGCTCGAGTGTCGGGGCGGGGAAGGGGGCTGGGACGCGGCTGGCGTGGCTGCCTCCCGTGGTGACGGCGCTCGTATACGTGGGCGTGGAGTGGTTCGCGCCGAAGCTCTTCGCGGACACGCTGGGCCTGGGGCTCGTCACCCAGGAGTGGTCGCGGCAGGGCGCGGATGTTGCGGGTGCTCCCGGGCTCACACTGGTGCTCCTGCTCGTCAACGAGTGCGTGCTCGCGGCGCTGCGCTCCCTGCGTCTTCCGGGTGCGCGGCGGCGCGTGGCGGCTCCCGTGGCCCTGGCCGTGGTGCTGGTGTTGTCGCTGACGGGGTATGGGGCGTTCCGGTACTCGCAGGTGACGGCGGCGACGCGCAGCGAGGCCGGGCTCGTGGTGGGCGCGGTGCAGGCCAACATCACCAACTACGAGAAGCTGAAGGCCGAGCGCGGCACGTACGAAGTGGTGCGGATGATTCTCGACACGCACTACGAGCTGTCGGATGGACTGCTGCGCGGCGGCCCGGTGGACCTGCTGGTGTGGCCGGAGACGGTGTACCCCACCACCTTCGGCACTCCCCGCAGCGAGGCGGGCGCGGAACTGGATGCCGAGATTGCCGGCTACGTCGCCCAGCGCGGCGTGCCGCTCGTCTTCGGCTCGTATGACCTGGAGGGCGAGCGCGAGTTCAACGCGGCCATGTTCCTGGGGCCCTCCGCTCGCGGTGACACGCTGGAGCGCACCGCGTACCGGAAGACGATGCTCTTCCCGCTGACGGAGTGGGTGCCAGACGCCATCGACTCGCCCACGCTGCGCGAGTGGCTGCCCTGGACAGGGCGGTGGAAGCGGGGCCCCGGTCCCAAGGCCGTGAGCTTCCGGCTGCGCGACGGGCGCTCGCTCTCCGTGGCGCCGCTCATCTGCTACGAGTCCATCTTCCCCTCGTTCGTCGCCGACGGCGTGCGGCAGGGCGCGGAGCTGCTGCTCACCCTGTCCAATGACTCGTGGTTCTCCGGCACGCCCGCGCCCCGGCTGCACCTGGCGCACGCGGCCTTCCGCAGCATCGAGACGCGCAGGCCCCAGGTGCGCGTGACGAACTCGGGCGTGTCCGCGCTCATCGACGCCACGGGCACGGTGGTGGCCGAGGTGGATGACAACCAGCGCTCGGGGCTCGTGATGCGCGTGCCCGTGACGGCGCCGCTGTCGTCGCTCGCGCTGGCCTGGGGGGACTGGCTCGGGCCGGTGGCGCTGGTGGCGGCCTTCGTGCTGCTCGTGGGTGCGTCGCTCCACGGACTCCGGGCAGTGCGTTAG
- a CDS encoding putative metal-binding motif-containing protein translates to MKRLGSWSVVLGLGLAACTVPSLEELEQEQPRACNAQHACGEGQTCISGFCEEFVCDAGAPTLGYVDADQDGHAAPDAVARPFCGTVPTGYATVKDDCDDSVASVYPGSPELCDGLDNDCKDGIDNGLPRSEFYRDGDGDGVGAGPTVLACTAPSGHVARQGDCDDGNANASPDKTEACNDVDDNCNSQTDEGFNKEWYGDEDGDTFGAQSKLRLSCADQIAGHVRVTGNNFDCDDGNAEVKPGAVEKCNNRDDNCVGGADETFLTGAQPKGGSCLTDTCGGIYVCDTSNDTQTACNAQPPTLYYPDVDDDEQGASDGVAQKVCAGDAIPTDKVANALDCDDADNGTKSMGTEVCDAIDNNCNGLLDDGLTTCGGFGRLGRVYNSATGGDGHDWRTVAVDPTDGYPVWIAGLGGKLARKATAAAAFESHSFGEVPANPTHCGDWDWYAAWVRPSDGHVFLAGEGGRVAEHTGTACINSEDAPGSGNVTGMVGFEVGGVTTLYLVSTDARLFTWVPGSPPVERRDTIGAYNAIHAVDPNLLLVAGKAGGGAGTQFIAEYANGAPSTEVAHTLSPTTAGGVNALWMGSSSLAYAAGDGSALWRWNGAQAWSRLPVPPGPATDFSSVVTPPGLDVVYVVDKGSPGKLRRRTTAGWARAPMITPIDSGDPSEVDVPLYDIAMTSVSDFWMVGDNGRVYHYPQ, encoded by the coding sequence ATGAAGCGCCTGGGTTCGTGGAGCGTGGTGCTGGGACTGGGGCTTGCCGCGTGCACCGTGCCGAGCCTGGAGGAACTCGAACAGGAGCAGCCGCGCGCCTGCAACGCGCAGCACGCGTGCGGTGAGGGGCAGACGTGTATCAGTGGCTTCTGTGAGGAGTTCGTCTGCGATGCAGGCGCTCCGACGTTGGGCTACGTGGACGCAGACCAGGACGGACACGCGGCGCCGGATGCCGTGGCGAGGCCCTTCTGCGGAACGGTGCCGACCGGCTACGCCACCGTGAAGGACGACTGTGATGATTCGGTGGCCTCGGTTTATCCGGGCAGCCCCGAGCTCTGCGATGGCCTGGACAACGACTGCAAGGACGGCATCGACAATGGGCTGCCCCGGTCGGAGTTCTATCGTGACGGAGACGGTGACGGTGTGGGGGCGGGCCCAACCGTCCTGGCTTGCACGGCGCCCTCGGGGCATGTGGCCCGTCAGGGCGACTGCGACGACGGGAATGCCAACGCCTCACCGGACAAGACGGAGGCGTGCAACGACGTCGACGACAACTGCAACAGTCAGACGGACGAGGGCTTCAACAAGGAATGGTACGGAGACGAGGACGGCGACACTTTCGGAGCGCAGAGCAAGCTCAGGCTGAGCTGCGCTGACCAGATCGCCGGGCACGTGCGCGTGACTGGCAACAACTTCGACTGTGACGACGGGAATGCGGAGGTCAAGCCTGGCGCGGTGGAGAAGTGCAACAACCGGGATGACAACTGCGTCGGCGGTGCGGATGAAACCTTCCTGACGGGTGCCCAGCCGAAGGGTGGCAGCTGCCTTACCGACACTTGCGGTGGGATCTACGTCTGCGACACGTCGAATGACACCCAGACGGCCTGCAATGCGCAGCCGCCGACGCTGTACTACCCGGACGTGGACGACGACGAGCAGGGGGCTTCGGACGGTGTGGCGCAGAAGGTCTGCGCTGGTGATGCCATCCCCACCGACAAGGTGGCGAACGCCCTGGATTGCGATGACGCGGACAACGGCACGAAGTCGATGGGGACGGAGGTCTGTGACGCCATCGACAACAACTGCAATGGACTGCTGGACGACGGCTTGACGACCTGTGGTGGCTTCGGTCGCCTTGGGCGGGTCTACAACAGTGCTACCGGCGGCGACGGCCATGACTGGAGGACGGTGGCGGTGGACCCCACCGACGGGTATCCGGTGTGGATCGCGGGCTTGGGCGGCAAGTTGGCCAGGAAGGCGACGGCTGCCGCTGCATTCGAAAGCCATAGCTTTGGTGAGGTGCCGGCCAACCCGACTCACTGCGGTGACTGGGATTGGTATGCGGCCTGGGTAAGGCCGTCGGACGGCCACGTGTTCCTGGCAGGCGAAGGTGGCCGTGTGGCCGAGCACACGGGGACTGCCTGCATCAACTCGGAGGACGCTCCTGGCTCGGGCAATGTGACAGGCATGGTGGGCTTCGAGGTGGGCGGGGTGACCACGCTCTACCTCGTCAGTACCGATGCGCGTCTATTCACCTGGGTGCCCGGGAGCCCCCCCGTCGAACGACGGGATACTATTGGTGCCTATAACGCCATTCATGCCGTGGACCCGAACCTTCTTCTCGTTGCAGGCAAGGCCGGAGGGGGAGCTGGGACTCAATTCATCGCCGAGTATGCCAATGGAGCCCCTTCGACGGAGGTGGCGCATACGCTCAGTCCCACAACCGCAGGCGGTGTGAATGCACTGTGGATGGGGTCTTCCAGTCTGGCCTATGCGGCGGGAGATGGGAGCGCCCTCTGGAGGTGGAACGGAGCGCAGGCCTGGAGTCGCCTGCCCGTGCCACCTGGGCCCGCGACAGACTTCAGCAGCGTGGTGACGCCGCCGGGCCTCGACGTCGTGTATGTCGTCGACAAGGGCAGCCCCGGCAAGCTCCGTCGAAGGACGACGGCTGGCTGGGCCCGCGCTCCGATGATTACGCCGATTGATTCAGGCGATCCGTCCGAGGTGGACGTGCCGCTGTATGACATCGCGATGACCTCGGTGAGCGACTTCTGGATGGTGGGCGACAACGGCCGCGTCTACCACTACCCGCAGTAG